A region from the Inhella inkyongensis genome encodes:
- a CDS encoding response regulator yields MFDNKLLARQLKRGLGLEGPDALAALTQALAASPDATVQQLAERLPRFFSMVGEAYAQSERDLTLRTRSLELSSAELSGVNERLRQESAAQREVLEALRGTSNELLARAGRPLLAQGTSDLLGLSSLISDLVDERERAQHMLAANEERFRSLLANLPGCVYRATAQDTPRLLYLSEGVATLTGYPMADFMEGRRRLTSLIHPDDLAAATAELLEAVEQRRPYAQEYRIVRADGSIRWVQGRGQAVRSPTGKPIYLDGFILDAHEAKLTQQEVQRARTQLVDAIEALDVGFAMYDEQERVVICNSRYKQFYPGVADHMVPGAPYEGMLRRYAAMQFGEGLATEDFVRERLQAFRAGQGVGEAQVGSVWLRMDDSRTPQGMTVSLRTDITAMKRLMLELTEAKNAAEDALRIKSDFLANMSHEIRTPMNGIIGMTEMALDTELPAEPREYLQLVKSSADALLVIVNDILDFSKLEAGKMQIERIDFDLPRLMAETLRPIALTAQDKGLALNFRIAPQLPNLVKGDPGRLRQLLTNLVGNAVKFTAQGEVDVDVQPEPGGLLHFSIRDTGIGIAHDQLDSVFGAFSQADTSTTRKYGGTGLGLSICSRLVALMHGRIWVESVLGEGSTFHFTADLGVQPVEREAHPELRGKRVLLAEGNETARAWNAELLQAWGMAVHPVGDGVQAEIALAQQPFDLVLADADLPLMDGRALAGSLASRPQLLARTLLMVRAADQRQIAGECQRLGVPGWVPTPASPSELFDATVQLLHGEAVKPRALRSAGSRLAQAGLRSLRILLAEDNAVNQTLALRLLAKMGHRVELAVNGLEAVRLSQEQPFDLILMDMQMPELGGVEATQRIRAREAAASSGQHIPIVAMTANVMEGYRERCLDAGMDGYVSKPIQTEFLMLEMQRVLSEFPVAAASPASTALQSVNPGTVADGRRSTDGVDWDRAEALERLGGDQELLEELWSMLLTDAPERRAEMAQALAAKDAAALARAAHSLAGSAANLSAHRLSRLARRIEAAAKLGDLGEMPALLSALDEALAQLAAL; encoded by the coding sequence GTGTTTGACAACAAGCTGCTGGCGCGTCAGCTCAAGCGTGGGCTGGGGCTGGAGGGTCCGGACGCGCTGGCGGCCTTGACGCAGGCCCTGGCCGCCAGCCCCGACGCGACCGTGCAGCAGCTCGCGGAGCGCCTGCCCCGGTTTTTTTCCATGGTGGGCGAGGCCTATGCGCAGAGTGAGCGCGACCTGACCCTGCGCACGCGCAGTCTGGAACTCTCCAGCGCCGAGCTCAGCGGCGTGAATGAGCGGCTGCGGCAGGAGTCCGCCGCGCAGCGCGAAGTGCTGGAAGCCTTGCGGGGCACCAGCAATGAACTGCTGGCCCGTGCCGGGAGGCCCCTGCTGGCGCAAGGGACTTCGGACCTGCTGGGGCTGTCCAGCTTGATTTCTGATCTCGTGGATGAGCGCGAGCGAGCCCAGCACATGCTGGCCGCCAACGAGGAACGCTTCCGCAGCTTGTTGGCCAATTTGCCAGGCTGCGTCTACCGTGCCACGGCCCAGGACACGCCGCGCCTGCTTTACCTGTCCGAAGGGGTGGCGACCTTGACCGGCTACCCGATGGCGGACTTCATGGAGGGCCGGCGCCGGCTCACCAGCCTGATTCATCCCGATGATTTGGCGGCAGCCACGGCCGAGCTGTTGGAAGCGGTGGAGCAGCGCCGACCCTATGCGCAGGAGTACCGCATCGTGCGGGCCGACGGCAGCATCCGGTGGGTCCAGGGGCGCGGCCAGGCCGTGCGCAGCCCCACCGGCAAGCCGATCTATCTGGACGGTTTCATCCTGGATGCGCATGAGGCCAAGCTGACTCAGCAGGAGGTGCAGCGCGCCCGCACCCAGTTGGTGGATGCCATCGAAGCCCTGGACGTGGGCTTTGCGATGTACGACGAGCAAGAGCGGGTGGTGATTTGCAACAGCCGCTACAAGCAGTTTTATCCCGGCGTGGCCGATCACATGGTGCCGGGCGCCCCGTACGAGGGCATGTTGCGCCGCTATGCCGCCATGCAGTTTGGTGAAGGCCTGGCGACCGAGGATTTTGTGCGCGAGCGATTGCAGGCTTTCCGGGCCGGGCAAGGGGTGGGCGAGGCACAAGTGGGCTCGGTTTGGCTGCGCATGGACGACAGCCGCACACCGCAGGGCATGACGGTGAGCTTGCGCACCGACATCACGGCCATGAAGCGCCTGATGCTGGAGCTGACCGAGGCCAAGAATGCTGCCGAGGATGCGCTGCGCATCAAGAGCGACTTCCTGGCCAATATGAGCCACGAAATTCGCACACCCATGAACGGCATCATCGGCATGACCGAGATGGCGCTCGACACCGAGTTGCCCGCCGAGCCGCGCGAGTACCTGCAACTGGTGAAGAGTTCGGCCGATGCCCTGCTGGTGATCGTCAACGACATCCTTGACTTCTCCAAGCTCGAGGCCGGCAAGATGCAGATCGAGCGCATCGACTTCGATCTGCCGCGACTGATGGCCGAAACGCTGCGCCCCATCGCCCTGACGGCACAAGACAAGGGGCTGGCGCTGAACTTCCGCATCGCGCCGCAACTGCCCAATTTGGTCAAAGGGGACCCCGGCCGGCTGCGTCAGTTGCTGACCAACCTGGTTGGCAATGCGGTCAAGTTCACGGCTCAGGGTGAAGTCGATGTGGACGTGCAACCCGAGCCCGGCGGATTGCTGCACTTCTCCATTCGGGACACTGGGATCGGCATTGCGCACGACCAGTTGGATTCGGTGTTTGGGGCCTTCTCTCAGGCCGACACCTCGACCACCCGCAAGTACGGTGGCACCGGCCTGGGCCTGAGCATCTGTTCGCGCCTGGTGGCCTTGATGCATGGACGCATCTGGGTCGAGAGCGTGCTGGGTGAAGGCTCGACCTTTCATTTCACGGCCGATTTGGGCGTTCAGCCCGTTGAGCGCGAGGCCCATCCGGAGTTGCGCGGCAAGCGTGTGTTGTTGGCTGAAGGCAATGAGACCGCTCGGGCCTGGAACGCCGAGCTATTGCAAGCCTGGGGCATGGCAGTGCATCCGGTCGGTGACGGCGTGCAGGCCGAGATCGCGCTGGCCCAGCAGCCCTTTGACCTGGTATTGGCCGATGCCGACCTACCCTTGATGGATGGGCGGGCGCTGGCGGGTTCGTTGGCTTCGCGGCCGCAGTTGCTGGCCCGCACCCTTTTGATGGTTCGGGCGGCGGATCAGCGCCAGATTGCGGGCGAATGCCAACGCCTGGGCGTGCCGGGTTGGGTGCCGACCCCGGCTTCGCCCTCGGAGCTGTTCGACGCCACAGTTCAGCTGCTGCACGGTGAAGCCGTGAAACCGCGTGCGCTGCGCAGTGCTGGGAGCCGCCTGGCGCAAGCCGGCCTGCGCAGCCTGCGCATCCTGCTGGCCGAGGACAACGCCGTGAACCAGACCCTGGCCCTGCGCCTGCTGGCCAAGATGGGGCACCGGGTGGAGTTGGCCGTCAATGGCCTGGAGGCGGTGCGCCTGAGCCAGGAGCAGCCCTTTGACCTGATCCTGATGGACATGCAGATGCCGGAACTGGGGGGGGTGGAGGCCACTCAGCGCATCCGTGCCCGCGAGGCGGCGGCCAGCAGTGGCCAGCACATTCCCATCGTGGCCATGACCGCCAATGTGATGGAGGGGTATCGCGAGCGCTGCTTGGATGCCGGCATGGATGGCTATGTTTCCAAGCCGATCCAGACCGAGTTCCTGATGCTGGAGATGCAACGGGTGCTGTCTGAATTTCCAGTTGCGGCCGCATCGCCAGCATCGACTGCCTTGCAGTCTGTCAACCCCGGCACCGTGGCGGACGGCAGGCGCAGCACCGATGGTGTTGACTGGGATCGTGCCGAGGCCCTTGAGCGTCTGGGCGGCGATCAAGAGCTACTGGAGGAGTTGTGGAGCATGCTGCTGACCGACGCCCCAGAGCGGCGGGCTGAGATGGCGCAGGCCTTGGCGGCGAAGGATGCGGCCGCCCTGGCGCGTGCAGCCCACAGCTTGGCCGGCTCGGCGGCCAATCTGTCGGCCCATCGACTCAGCCGTTTGGCGCGTCGCATTGAAGCTGCGGCCAAGTTGGGTGATCTGGGCGAAATGCCCGCCCTGTTGAGCGCGCTGGATGAGGCGCTGGCGCAATTGGCGGCCTTGTGA
- a CDS encoding TonB-dependent receptor, with protein sequence MSSSLFARTALAAAVAIVAAAPALAQNTTAAIGGRVLTPDGKPVAGATVVVLHRESGSAVTLTTDGEGRYSARGLRVGGPYTVTVSKGDDKSVNDEVYLALAETTLVDLRVGKAETTLEQVVVTGSATSGKFGAGNTGAGTKIGKTELESYASLNGNLQDFARMDARVAQTDKERGEMSVAGQNSRYNSITIDGVKINDTFGLESNNLPTRKQPIPLEALQSVQVNVSNYDVTQQGYTGGNVNAVTKSGTNDLKGTLKLAYRDDGMAGKRYNRTNDTYFSFLPFQEKTIGATLGGPIIKDTLFFFASYEELSSNRIQPEFGPVGSALTNVAISQKVINDAAALAKSKYNLDIGNTDVQADLTVKDSLVKLDWNISEKHRANVRFARTEQSDTNNGGFGGFSATGLALSSSIWQQEKTIETAVAQWFADWSENFSTELKVSNRDYHSEPRNSSDMPSVGLRFTGVAPIGAPAGVDTGTRFLNFGTERSRHFNILDTKTMDAYLGATWFAGDHEVKFGGDYSDNKVFNAFFQDTKGNYTFGCQDGWIYNTIPGIAAGTRLPTTGTANRCSSLTAAQMEAAVLENFSLGRPSAYQVQAPAGSFTLNDGIAKFKIQNLGLFLQDTWTLSNKLTLSAGLRYDQLGLPDRPAANASAAAATVAGSAGATNASVVRNTGGFGLDNTQVPDGADLFQPRFSFNYAFDAMDKRKSQLRGGFGLFQGAAANVWISNAYSNTGVFTRFVGCGNSGQRNCLDTTDTGVFNPDPSKQVLLAGTTPAANVDFLAGNLAQPSVWKFNLGYDLELPQGFVFGAEWLATSVNDSIYYRHLNLGAATRKGPDGRDMFYTPAAYNPTCWTGNGSLSTSGTTCSGNRNRALSNASFGNVLIAERSGKGGGNSVTLSIGQPRVGDFSWNLAYTRASATEVSPLTSSVSNSNFNARAIFNPNEEVVANSAYLVQDRFNANVRWSKALIGKLKTTLGVVYEGRKGKPYSWTYGNDMNGDGISGNDLMYVPKDASDVIIKSGQTTGSSAITDAQAAAAFWAMVDGTPQLRKSKGQVVERNGSFSKFTNSFDLRLTQELPAFASGHKALLNLDLLNFGNLINRRWGRIDESAFQSAGGARRTFANFGGIDPTTGKYVYYVNGFVTDAITRQAAGESQWAMQVTLRYEF encoded by the coding sequence ATGAGCTCGTCTCTCTTTGCTCGCACCGCCCTGGCCGCGGCCGTCGCCATCGTGGCGGCCGCCCCGGCCCTGGCCCAGAACACCACCGCCGCCATTGGCGGCCGCGTGCTGACCCCCGATGGCAAGCCCGTGGCCGGCGCCACCGTGGTGGTGCTGCACCGCGAGTCGGGCTCTGCTGTGACCCTGACCACCGACGGCGAAGGTCGCTACAGCGCCCGCGGTCTGCGCGTGGGCGGCCCCTACACCGTGACGGTGAGCAAGGGCGACGACAAGTCGGTGAATGACGAGGTTTACCTGGCGCTTGCCGAGACCACCTTGGTGGATCTGCGCGTCGGCAAGGCTGAGACCACCCTTGAGCAAGTGGTGGTGACGGGTTCGGCTACCTCTGGCAAGTTCGGCGCCGGCAATACCGGTGCAGGTACCAAGATCGGCAAGACCGAGTTGGAGTCTTATGCCTCGCTGAACGGCAACCTGCAGGACTTCGCGCGCATGGATGCACGCGTGGCGCAGACCGACAAAGAGCGTGGCGAGATGTCGGTGGCGGGTCAGAACTCGCGCTACAACTCCATCACCATCGACGGCGTCAAGATCAATGACACCTTCGGTTTGGAGTCGAACAATTTGCCGACTCGCAAGCAGCCTATCCCGCTGGAAGCGCTGCAGTCGGTGCAGGTCAATGTGTCGAATTACGACGTGACCCAGCAGGGCTATACCGGCGGTAATGTCAACGCGGTCACCAAGTCGGGTACCAATGACCTCAAGGGCACGCTGAAGCTGGCCTACCGTGACGACGGCATGGCCGGCAAGCGCTACAACCGTACCAACGACACTTACTTCAGCTTCCTGCCTTTCCAAGAGAAGACCATCGGTGCCACCTTGGGCGGCCCCATCATCAAGGACACGCTGTTCTTCTTTGCCAGCTACGAGGAGTTGAGCAGCAACCGCATTCAGCCTGAATTCGGTCCGGTGGGAAGCGCGTTGACCAATGTCGCGATCTCCCAGAAGGTGATCAACGACGCAGCGGCCTTGGCCAAGAGCAAGTACAACCTGGACATCGGTAATACCGACGTGCAGGCGGATCTGACTGTCAAGGATTCGCTGGTCAAGCTGGACTGGAATATCAGCGAGAAGCACCGCGCGAATGTGCGCTTCGCCCGCACTGAGCAGAGCGATACGAATAACGGCGGCTTCGGTGGCTTCAGCGCTACCGGTTTGGCCCTGTCCTCCAGCATCTGGCAGCAGGAGAAGACCATTGAGACCGCAGTGGCTCAGTGGTTCGCAGACTGGAGCGAGAACTTCTCGACTGAGCTCAAGGTCTCCAACCGCGACTACCACAGCGAGCCGCGCAATTCCTCGGACATGCCTTCGGTGGGCTTGCGCTTCACCGGCGTCGCCCCTATCGGGGCCCCGGCCGGTGTTGACACGGGAACCCGATTCCTGAATTTCGGTACTGAACGCAGCCGTCACTTCAACATCCTGGATACCAAGACCATGGACGCCTATCTGGGCGCCACTTGGTTTGCTGGCGACCACGAGGTGAAGTTCGGTGGTGACTACAGCGATAACAAGGTCTTCAACGCCTTCTTCCAGGACACCAAAGGCAACTACACCTTTGGCTGCCAGGATGGTTGGATTTACAACACCATCCCTGGTATCGCTGCGGGCACCCGACTGCCGACTACAGGCACCGCCAACCGCTGCAGCAGCCTTACGGCGGCTCAGATGGAAGCTGCTGTGCTGGAGAACTTCAGCCTCGGCCGCCCCAGTGCCTATCAAGTGCAAGCCCCCGCAGGCAGCTTCACGCTGAACGATGGCATTGCCAAGTTCAAGATTCAGAACCTGGGCTTGTTCTTGCAAGACACCTGGACGTTGTCCAACAAGCTCACCCTGAGTGCTGGTCTGCGCTATGACCAACTGGGTCTGCCGGATCGCCCCGCCGCCAACGCCTCGGCCGCCGCTGCGACCGTGGCGGGTTCAGCTGGCGCGACGAATGCGTCGGTGGTGCGCAATACGGGTGGCTTTGGCCTCGACAACACCCAGGTGCCGGATGGCGCTGATTTGTTCCAGCCGCGCTTCTCGTTCAACTACGCGTTTGACGCGATGGACAAGCGCAAGTCGCAGCTGCGTGGCGGTTTCGGCCTGTTCCAGGGCGCGGCGGCCAATGTCTGGATCTCCAATGCCTACTCGAACACGGGGGTGTTCACCCGTTTTGTGGGCTGCGGCAACTCCGGCCAGCGCAACTGCTTGGACACGACCGACACCGGCGTGTTCAACCCTGATCCGAGCAAGCAGGTGCTGCTCGCCGGCACCACGCCGGCCGCCAATGTGGACTTTTTGGCCGGAAACCTGGCCCAGCCCTCGGTGTGGAAGTTCAACCTGGGCTATGACCTGGAGTTGCCGCAGGGCTTTGTCTTCGGTGCCGAGTGGTTGGCCACCAGCGTCAATGACTCGATTTATTACCGCCATCTGAACCTGGGCGCCGCCACCCGCAAGGGCCCGGACGGTCGCGATATGTTCTACACCCCGGCGGCCTACAACCCGACCTGCTGGACCGGCAATGGCTCGCTGAGCACCAGCGGTACAACTTGCTCGGGCAACCGCAACCGTGCCCTGTCGAACGCCAGCTTCGGCAATGTGCTGATCGCCGAGCGCAGCGGTAAGGGCGGCGGCAATAGCGTCACGCTGTCGATCGGTCAGCCGCGTGTCGGCGACTTCAGCTGGAATCTGGCCTACACCCGTGCCAGCGCCACCGAGGTGAGCCCGCTGACCTCGTCGGTGTCGAACTCCAACTTCAATGCCCGTGCCATCTTCAATCCCAATGAAGAAGTGGTGGCGAACTCGGCTTATCTGGTGCAGGACCGTTTCAATGCCAATGTGCGCTGGAGCAAGGCCCTGATCGGCAAGCTGAAGACCACCTTGGGCGTGGTGTACGAAGGCCGCAAGGGTAAGCCCTATAGCTGGACCTATGGCAATGACATGAACGGCGACGGCATCTCGGGTAACGACCTGATGTATGTGCCCAAGGACGCCAGCGATGTGATCATCAAGAGTGGCCAGACCACCGGTTCCAGCGCGATCACCGACGCCCAGGCTGCCGCAGCCTTCTGGGCCATGGTGGACGGCACACCGCAATTGCGCAAGAGCAAGGGCCAGGTTGTGGAGCGCAATGGCAGCTTCTCGAAGTTCACCAACAGCTTTGATCTGCGCCTGACCCAGGAACTGCCGGCCTTTGCCAGTGGCCACAAGGCCCTGCTGAATCTGGATCTCTTGAACTTCGGCAACCTGATCAATCGTCGTTGGGGTCGCATCGACGAAAGCGCCTTTCAAAGCGCAGGCGGTGCTCGCCGCACCTTTGCAAACTTTGGTGGTATTGATCCGACGACTGGCAAGTACGTGTACTACGTGAACGGTTTTGTGACTGACGCTATCACTCGCCAGGCCGCTGGTGAGTCGCAGTGGGCCATGCAAGTCACGCTGCGTTACGAGTTCTAA